The following are from one region of the Pygocentrus nattereri isolate fPygNat1 chromosome 20, fPygNat1.pri, whole genome shotgun sequence genome:
- the LOC108423722 gene encoding hibernation-specific plasma protein HP-55-like, which translates to MAKNILCLWTCLFSALFYTGIHGALEQETENNIQMFEKNNDFAFRLYKSIVAQPESQSRNVFFSPLSVSTALAALSLGAAGETHEQLLSGLGFNSSILTSEEVHQAFLSLLQTLNQRTGVDLEVGTALYVQDTFKPHADFLEKMKRFYLSDGFSVDFTKTAETTEQINKYVSEKTRGKISKFIEDLDSRTIMYLLSYIYFKGKWIIPFDPKSTQQRDFHLDDETTVPVQMMYNKDYFDAHYDQQLSAQVLILHYNDSLSMMLALPEKGLSALEETISTQHIVKWLRWAMKRKFEIYVPKLSLKTSYSLKNILTGMGMADMFTNKANFTGISSEENLFVSEADHQASLDVDETGATATAVTGVGFMPMSWVHTPVLVFDRPFMIFIVDRETKNVLFMGKIFNPAKKDAN; encoded by the exons ATGGCAAAGAACATCCTCTGCCTGTGGACttgtcttttttcagcattatTTTACACCGGCATACATGGAGCTCTGGAACAGGAGACTGAAAACAACATACAGATGTTTGAGAAGAACAACGATTTCGCTTTCCGTCTGTACAAAAGCATAGTGGCACAGCCGGAGTCCCAGTCCAGGAATGTGTTCTTCTCTCCACTGAGCGTGTCCACGGCGCTGGCTGCCCTTTCTTTAGGAGCAGCTGGTGAGACCCATGAGCAGCTTCTCAGTGGCCTTGGATTCAACAGTTCCATCTTGACCAGTGAGGAGGTGCACCAGGCCTTCCTCAGTCTCCTACAGACCCTCAATCAGAGGACAGGTGTGGATCTGGAGGTTGGCACTGCTCTCTACGTCCAGGACACTTTTAAGCCTCATGCTGATTTTCTGGAGAAGATGAAGCGTTTCTACCTTTCAGATGGTTTCTCTGTTGATTTCACCAAAACCGCAGAGACCACTGAGCAGATAAACAAGTACGTCAGTGAAAAGACACGCGGCAAAATTAGCAAGTTTATTGAAGATCTGGATTCCAGAACAATCATGTACCTGCTCAGCTATATATATTTCAAGG GTAAATGGATCATCCCGTTCGACCCCAAATCTACTCAACAGAGGGACTTCCATTTGGATGATGAAACTACTGTTCCAGTTCAAATGATGTATAATAAAGATTACTTTGATGCCCATTATGATCAGCAGCTTTCTGCACAAGTCCTTATTCTCCACTACAATGATTCTTTGTCCATGATGCTGGCTCTCCCAGAGAAGGGTCTCAGTGCTCTGGAGGAGACTATATCTACACAACACATAGTAAAGTGGCTGAGATGGGCGATGAAACG AAAGTTTGAGATATATGTACCCAAGCTGTCCCTAAAAACATCATATTCCTTGAAAAATATTCTGACGGGAATGGGAATGGCAGACATGTTTACAAACAAAGCTAACTTCACTGGGATTTCTTCTGAGGAAAATCTCTTCGTGTCTGAG GCTGACCATCAAGCTAGTCTGGATGTGGATGAAACTGGGGCCACTGCAACTGCGGTGACTGGAGTAGGCTTTATGCCCATGTCATGGGTTCATACGCCAGTTCTAGTCTTCGATCGCCCATTTATGATCTTTATTGTTGACCGGGAAACTAAAAACGTCCTCTTTATGGGGAAAATTTTCAACCCAGCAAAAAAAGATGCAAACTGA